TTCTTAGATTGACTACCCAAAAAAAGGTGTCCAATGGTTACATCCTTGTGCATTTTCCTTGCAAAACTAAAACTGGATATATTTGTAACAAAAACAAAATTTTATTACTACTTGAGACGATTTTGTTAGAATTTGGTAGTTTATTAATTGGTTTCATGACTTCATTGCAGGTACAATATTGAGACGTGAAATGATTACTCTGACCTCAAGTATGCCTCCCATGAACCCCGAACAATTTGTATGGGCCTCTCTTGGTAACTCAAATACAGAGAGGATCATCTTCAACCTACTGGGAGAAACTAATAGAACTGTGAAATTGGCAGACCACATCATTTGTAACACATCCTATGAGCTAGAGCCTGCTGCGTTGGCCTTATTTCCAGAAATATTGCCAATTGGACCACTTCTTGCTGACCACCAGATCGGAAATTTATCAGGCTACTTCTGGCCCGCTGATGCAAGCTGCCTAGCATGGCTAGACAAACAGCCAGAACAATCAGTTATATACGTAGCATTTGGTAGTACCACGATTTTTGACCAAATACAATTTGAAGAATTGGCTCTTGGACTTGAGGCCGTGAAAAGGCCATTGTTGTGGGTTGTCCGTCCTGATACTATGGACGAGAAGTCTGACATGTTCTTAAAAGCAGTAATGGGTCGGATAGGCAAGCATGGCCGAATAGTGGGATGGACTCATCAACAGGATGTGTTGAATCATCCTTCAGTAGGCTGTTTCTTAAGTCATTGTGGTTGGAATTCTACAATGGAAGGTGTAAGCAATGGTGTGCCTTTCCTGTGCTGGCCTTATTTTGCTGATCAGTTTCTCAATGAGACCTACATTTGCAATGTTTGGAAGGTTGGCCTGAGCCTTGATAAAGATGCAACTGGGATCGTAACTAGACGAGAAATCATGAATAAGGTGGAAAAGTTGTTTAGTGACAAGGCATTCAAAGAGAGGGCGTTGATCCATCAAGAAATGGTTATGCGTGGTACTCAAGACAATGGATGCTCCAATAAAAATATGAGCAACTTCATTGAATGGATGA
This sequence is a window from Apium graveolens cultivar Ventura chromosome 9, ASM990537v1, whole genome shotgun sequence. Protein-coding genes within it:
- the LOC141687425 gene encoding UDP-glycosyltransferase 83A1-like is translated as MITLTSSMPPMNPEQFVWASLGNSNTERIIFNLLGETNRTVKLADHIICNTSYELEPAALALFPEILPIGPLLADHQIGNLSGYFWPADASCLAWLDKQPEQSVIYVAFGSTTIFDQIQFEELALGLEAVKRPLLWVVRPDTMDEKSDMFLKAVMGRIGKHGRIVGWTHQQDVLNHPSVGCFLSHCGWNSTMEGVSNGVPFLCWPYFADQFLNETYICNVWKVGLSLDKDATGIVTRREIMNKVEKLFSDKAFKERALIHQEMVMRGTQDNGCSNKNMSNFIEWMRM